A stretch of DNA from Gimesia chilikensis:
TTTTGCGTCTGACTGTCGTCTGACCGATTTCGACCGCCGGCAGATATTCACACGCTTGCCCCAGATTATTGAACGCTCCGCTGGTGAGAAATGGGAATTGACCGTCCTCAAACCGGGTGACAACACTGCCGGTATCTTTGAGAATGCCTGGCTCACACTCCCCACCAGTGCCGGTCTGAACCGCCTGTCTGCAGCGCAGGTTCTGCAACAGTATCCCACACAGGCTTTTGACAAGCTGTTTCTGCTGACCGTGGAATCTGCGGGAATCGGATACCAAATCGCGGGCCGGGAATTCGATATCGATTCCCAGCAGTTAGGGCCACTGGTCGAACAGACGACCTATGCACGACCGTTTCTGGCAGAGACCAGTTTTCAGATTCTCCGCGACCTGTTTTCCGCTGTTGTCACAATAGAAGCGGTCGAAGGTGACCAGGCGATCGTCAGCGAACAGGGGAGCCAGTACCTGACACCTGACCCCGCGATCGGCACACTGCAGAAACGGGACTTCTTTGTACCGTTCTTTCGCTATCTGAATCGGGATCGTGAAGTCAAAGACATTCAGATGATTCCCTGGACCTATCTTATTCTGGAAGAGGTCGACCGCAAGCATGCCCGCTGTTCGATTTCTTCCGGCTTGCGAGGCATTCTGAGCAGCAGTCGGCGGCGGGTCGAAATGCAGGCCATCCGGGTCGTCCCGCGTTTTCCCGAGACGGAACTCGCCTTGGTTCCACGGGGGACTTCGACTCAGTCTTACGCCGGGATGCGTGTCCAGATTTCTCCGCTGAATCCGCAGGAAGTCCGTCAGTTGCAGGTCGCAGCGCAGAAAGAAAGCGAAGAAACCGGCAAAAAAGTTTCTTTCGAGAAGGAATACATCACTGAGGAACTGCTGACCAACCGGGAAGGAACGATCACCGTCAAAGCCGATCCGTCCGATCCGTTAATCTGGCTCTATGTCCGCAGTGGTAAAGCACTGGTGGCGAATGTGCCTTATATTCCCGGCATCGCACCGCGTACTGCGATCCAGGTTCCCGATGACCGGATTCGTCTGGGCGTCGAAGGGGAACTGGCAGTACTCAACGGGGAATTAATCGAAGAGGTCGCTTCCCTCTCGATGCAGATGTCCCGCATCCGTAGTTGGGCGAAAAAGAATGACTGGAAGAAAGTGGACGGCGGAATTCGCGAACTGGAGAGCGGTATTTCTCCAAGACAGATCTTCCAGGACAAGTTAACCGTGATCCGCGTAACCGCGACCGAAGCCGCCCAGGAACAACGGAACCGGGCCGCCGAATCCCGGATCGCCACTCTGTGTCGGGAAGCGGAAACCCGCATCAACCGTTTTCTGGATCCCACGGGGATTATTGATTTCAAAGCCGAGATCAAAGACCTGCGTGATCTCCAGGAACAGGAACGTCCGAAACGTCGCAGATGAAATCCCCTGTCCCCGCTCAGGATAAACTTACCTAATGTGGACTCTCTCTCGTATCGCCTTGTATCCGGTGAAATCTCTTGATCCGGTGTTTGTTGAACAGGCCGAAGTACTCCCCGGAGGAGGCCTGGCCTGGGATCGGCAGTATGCTCTGTTTGATGCGGACGGAAAGGTCATCAATGCGAAGAAGCAGGCCACTATTCAACAGATCCGGGCCCGTTTCGATCTCGCCGGGCAGACGATCACTGTTTCCGCCCCTGACCGTGATCTCGCCGCGGAGCAGTTCGTGCTCTCAGAAAACCAGCCCGGGCTTGCAGCGTGGTTCAGCGATTATTTCGATCAGCGCGTGACGCTGAAATCAAACACATCTACCGGCTTTCCCGACGATCTCGAAGCCTCGGGGCCGACGATCATCAGCACGCAGACGTATGAAGAACTTGCCCGCTGGTTTCCAGGGATCTCGGTCGATGAGTTGCGGTTGCGATTCCGGGCCAACCTGGAATTCGCGGGGGACCTCCCTTTCTGTGAAGACCGGCTCTACAATCAACTGGATCCGCCGGTGCTGTTCCGGGCAGGAGCGGTGACGTTCGCCGGTTCGAACCCCTGCAAGCGGTGCGTGGTTCCCTCGCGTGTGCCGACGACAGGCCAGACCGATGCCCAGTTCATGAAAACGTTCATTCGGAAACGGGAGGAAACATTTCCCTCCTGGGGCGTGCTGTCACTGTTCCGGAACATGTATCGACTGGCGGTCAACACGCGTCTGCATGAGCTGCCCGAGGGTCAACCGCCGCGAATTCAGTGCGGTGACACACTGGAAATTCTTTCCCGATAGTACGGGCTGCAGCGAAAAATCAACAAAAATGTCCAGGTGCAGAATCGCGCTAACCGTTATATCCCTGTGCGGGAGACAGGTGGTTAGAGGATTCCCCTGCTTTTTTTGAAGATCCAGGCAGACTGTTCAAAAACAGTACGCTAAGTTTCAAGTGTCGCTTTTCAGAAACAGCTGCGAAAAAAACACGCGCTGTTTCCCAAAGAAAGCTTTGAAAAACCTCCCAACTTATTCGCAGGGAATCGCGATGCTTGTTCTCAGCCGTAAAAAAGACGAAAAAATTATGATTGGTGATTCAATCACATTGATGGTGATTGAAATCAAGAACGACAAAGTCCGCCTTGGAATCGAAGCACCGAAAGACGTTACCGTCCATCGGGAAGAAGTCTATGCTGCGATCAAGGAACAGTCTGCACACGACAGTAAAGACTTTACATCTCACTAGTCGTTTCTGACCGTCTTTCTACCAGCCGCCCGCAGGAATCAGCTGTCTTGTGCCTGCGCCCACATTTTGTCGAACAGTTTACTCTGTTCTGCCAGGGCCTTCACGGGATCACCTTTGGGTAGCACGCCCTCTTCCAGCATCAGCCAGCCGGTATAGTTCGCTCCCGCCATCAGTTCGAAGAACCGTTTGTGCGGATAGGGATTATGAATCAGGTCGTGAATGTGTGTCGTATCGCCCAGGCGATCTTTCACCATCGCGAAGTTCGCATCCAGGCCCGCCCCTTCGAGATCCTGCTTGTTGCAGTTCCAGCAGATCGCCACATTGGGATGATCGGCTACATCCAGAATTTTTCGGATCGTAGGCAGATGAGCACATTTGCCGTGCACTTCCAGACGAATCTGCTGTCCATAGTCGGCA
This window harbors:
- the csrA gene encoding carbon storage regulator CsrA; the protein is MLVLSRKKDEKIMIGDSITLMVIEIKNDKVRLGIEAPKDVTVHREEVYAAIKEQSAHDSKDFTSH
- a CDS encoding MOSC domain-containing protein, giving the protein MWTLSRIALYPVKSLDPVFVEQAEVLPGGGLAWDRQYALFDADGKVINAKKQATIQQIRARFDLAGQTITVSAPDRDLAAEQFVLSENQPGLAAWFSDYFDQRVTLKSNTSTGFPDDLEASGPTIISTQTYEELARWFPGISVDELRLRFRANLEFAGDLPFCEDRLYNQLDPPVLFRAGAVTFAGSNPCKRCVVPSRVPTTGQTDAQFMKTFIRKREETFPSWGVLSLFRNMYRLAVNTRLHELPEGQPPRIQCGDTLEILSR